Proteins encoded by one window of Chanos chanos chromosome 7, fChaCha1.1, whole genome shotgun sequence:
- the spry2 gene encoding protein sprouty homolog 2, with translation MDTRAQNGGSGSSGLLRALRDSGSGRPHAGEPETREAHVLSLVEIRTVRSSNEYTEGPTAVPRTPAPQRETEELVVAGTANEQLLRHSPRVPARAEQQHAAPQPAHSSRDTANRSFSATSEGSRSSGRVSVESNSSEQRLLGAAGGGSGTGERIVRVQPKRAELKPEKPKPLTVAERGDEAGKHSRRCEECGRCKCEKCTCPRALPSCWVCGRRCVCSAQTAVDYGTCVCCVKCLFYHCSSDDEDVCADKPFSCSQSHCCVRWATTSIIVFFLPCLLCYLPAKGCVTLCQACYDRAKRPGCRCKNTNVVRCKNVEQPLKGECDI, from the coding sequence ATGGACACGAGAGCACAAAATGGCGGCAGCGGCTCCTCTGGCTTGCTGCGCGCTCTGCGTGACAGTGGCAGTGGTAGGCCACACGCCGGAGAACCGGAAACCAGGGAAGCTCACGTGCTCTCCCTGGTCGAGATCCGGACCGTCCGGAGCAGCAATGAGTACACGGAGGGTCCCACGGCAGTTCCCCGGACGCCTGCCCCCCAGCGCGAGACGGAAGAACTAGTGGTGGCTGGCACCGCCAACGAACAGCTGCTGAGACATTCCCCGAGAGTACCAGCTCGGGCCGAGCAGCAACACGCCGCCCCTCAGCCGGCGCACTCGTCAAGGGATACGGCGAACAGGTCCTTCAGCGCCACCAGCGAAGGTTCGCGGAGCAGCGGTAGGGTCAGCGTGGAAAGCAACTCGTCCGAGCAGAGGCTTCTGGGGGCGGCCGGCGGAGGTTCTGGAACCGGGGAGAGAATAGTCAGGGTGCAGCCTAAACGCGCGGAGCTGAAGCCCGAAAAGCCCAAGCCCTTGACGGTGGCGGAAAGAGGAGACGAGGCGGGCAAGCACTCGCGCCGCTGCGAGGAATGCGGCCGCTGCAAATGCGAGAAGTGCACGTGCCCCAGAGCACTGCCCTCCTGCTGGGTGTGCGGACGGAGGTGCGTCTGCTCGGCGCAGACGGCCGTCGACTACGGAACGTGCGTCTGCTGCGTCAAGTGCCTGTTCTACCACTGTTCCAGCGACGACGAGGACGTGTGCGCCGACAAGCCCTTTTCCTGTAGCCAGTCCCACTGCTGCGTACGTTGGGCAACCACCAGTATCATTGTgtttttcctcccctgtcttCTGTGCTACCTCCCCGCCAAGGGCTGTGTGACTCTATGCCAGGCGTGCTACGACCGCGCCAAGAGGCCAGGCTGCagatgcaaaaacacaaacgtAGTCCGCTGCAAAAACGTCGAACAACCCTTGAAAGGGGAATGTGACATTTAA